From the Salinimicrobium tongyeongense genome, one window contains:
- the tnpA gene encoding IS200/IS605 family transposase produces the protein MPHIKVYIHFVWSTKNRVPFLNSPEIRKKVWRHIAENARFKGIFVDFVNGYADHCHCLVSLGVDQSIQKVVNLIKGESSHWINKNNLTTQKFEWQNDYFAVSVSESKLNVVRDYIKNQEEHHTKKSFQEEYDEFIKNYNFTNFGEDKLG, from the coding sequence ATGCCTCACATAAAGGTTTACATTCATTTTGTCTGGAGCACCAAAAACAGGGTTCCATTTCTTAATTCTCCTGAAATTCGGAAAAAGGTTTGGCGGCATATTGCTGAAAATGCAAGATTCAAAGGAATTTTTGTAGACTTTGTCAATGGATATGCAGATCATTGTCATTGTCTTGTTTCATTAGGAGTAGATCAAAGCATTCAAAAGGTGGTTAATTTGATAAAAGGAGAATCTTCCCATTGGATCAACAAAAATAACTTAACCACCCAAAAATTTGAATGGCAGAATGATTATTTCGCTGTTTCTGTTTCGGAATCCAAACTAAATGTTGTGAGAGATTATATTAAAAATCAGGAAGAGCATCACACAAAAAAATCATTTCAGGAGGAATATGATGAATTCATAAAGAATTATAATTTCACAAATTTTGGGGAGGATAAATTGGGCTAA